In Geminocystis sp. NIES-3708, a single window of DNA contains:
- a CDS encoding metallophosphoesterase, with translation MNVRFAVASDLHIALPETIDNNANRFHLTQFSIPALEVVLEHLSTLNLDFLLLPGDLTQDGEKVNHRWLQAKLATLPYRVYVIPGNHDVPSFQGNDKTIAFDDFPYYYQQFGYKNTKLLDYTCEIAEGLQLVALNSNQFNSEEKQLGCLTDNQFIWLEETLSNVTDKLVFLMIHHNVIEHLPQQSDHILGQRYMLDNAPRLLSILEKYGVKFIFTGHLHIQDISTYKGIYEITTGSLITYPHPYRILELKDNQLIIESYRITQLPNMENLGNFSQKWTSERSFSFMMTMLTSPPLNLPLTDAQKYAPLLKHFWADIAHGDKTFNFPELPPLINQYFQQFGAIDSDGKPRLIDNNAKINLY, from the coding sequence ATGAATGTACGTTTTGCTGTCGCCAGTGATTTACATATAGCTTTACCTGAAACCATTGATAATAATGCTAATCGTTTTCACTTAACCCAATTCAGCATACCAGCCTTAGAAGTGGTTTTAGAGCATTTAAGCACTCTTAATCTTGATTTTCTCTTATTGCCGGGGGATTTAACCCAAGATGGTGAAAAAGTTAATCATCGTTGGCTACAGGCAAAATTAGCTACTTTACCTTATCGGGTGTATGTGATTCCGGGTAATCATGATGTACCAAGTTTTCAAGGAAATGACAAAACTATTGCTTTTGATGATTTTCCTTACTATTACCAACAATTCGGTTATAAAAATACTAAATTGTTAGATTATACCTGTGAGATTGCAGAAGGTTTACAATTAGTTGCTCTAAATTCTAATCAATTTAACTCTGAAGAAAAACAATTAGGTTGCTTAACAGACAATCAGTTTATCTGGTTAGAGGAAACTCTTTCTAATGTTACCGATAAATTAGTTTTCTTGATGATTCATCATAACGTCATTGAACATTTACCTCAACAATCGGATCATATTTTAGGGCAAAGATATATGTTAGATAATGCACCTCGTTTATTATCAATTTTAGAGAAATATGGAGTTAAATTTATTTTTACAGGACATTTACACATACAAGACATTTCTACTTATAAGGGTATTTATGAAATTACCACAGGCTCATTAATTACTTATCCTCATCCTTATCGCATCTTAGAATTGAAAGATAATCAATTAATTATTGAATCTTATCGTATCACTCAATTACCAAACATGGAAAATTTAGGGAATTTTTCTCAGAAATGGACAAGTGAACGCTCATTTTCTTTTATGATGACGATGTTAACTTCTCCCCCTCTAAATTTACCATTGACAGATGCACAAAAATATGCACCACTGCTAAAGCATTTTTGGGCAGATATTGCACATGGTGATAAAACATTTAATTTTCCTGAATTACCGCCTTTAATTAATCAGTATTTTCAACAATTTGGTGCTATTGATAGTGACGGAAAGCCACGATTGATTGATAATAATGCTAAAATTAATCTATACTAA
- the trmB gene encoding tRNA (guanosine(46)-N7)-methyltransferase TrmB yields the protein MARIRVRQHVNPLSNKYQQSISIPDWSQIYSNLSLPFHLDLGCARGRFLLQMAQKNPHRNYLGIEIREALVIEANEIKDEYNLTNLYYLYGNINHFLSELLASLPINSLQLVTIQFPDPWFKKKHQKRRVVQPEIVEIIGQFLNKKGQIFLQSDIEEVAQEMCEHFLENPQFKPLKSDIWLTENPLEVMTEREIATLNKGEKVYRTILTLNN from the coding sequence TTGGCTAGAATAAGAGTGCGTCAACACGTCAATCCATTAAGTAATAAATATCAACAATCAATATCTATACCTGACTGGAGTCAAATATATTCTAATCTATCTTTGCCTTTTCATCTTGATTTAGGTTGTGCTAGGGGGCGTTTTTTATTACAAATGGCACAAAAAAATCCCCATAGAAATTATTTAGGTATAGAAATAAGAGAAGCATTAGTAATAGAAGCTAATGAGATTAAAGATGAATATAATTTAACGAATCTTTACTACTTATATGGAAATATTAATCATTTTTTATCAGAGTTATTAGCATCTTTACCAATAAATAGTTTACAGTTAGTAACAATACAGTTTCCTGATCCTTGGTTTAAGAAAAAGCATCAAAAAAGAAGAGTTGTACAACCAGAAATTGTAGAAATTATAGGACAATTTTTAAATAAAAAAGGACAAATATTTTTACAGTCAGATATTGAAGAAGTTGCCCAAGAAATGTGTGAGCATTTTTTAGAAAATCCTCAATTTAAACCTTTAAAATCTGATATCTGGTTAACGGAAAATCCTTTAGAGGTGATGACAGAGAGAGAAATTGCAACTTTAAATAAGGGAGAAAAAGTTTATCGTACAATTTTAACTCTTAATAATTAA
- a CDS encoding phycocyanobilin:ferredoxin oxidoreductase, which translates to MVVSSSDLKSRLHPIINELAEIIVATWQENLSLSVYELPEGLGYVEGKLEGERLTIQNRCYQSREFRKMHLELAKVGNNLDILHCVMFPNIEYPLPMFGCDIVAGKAGISAAIVDLSATNAEKILSTDYQQRLSNLEEIIFTDKRDLPTWGDIFSPFCLFIRPNSEEEEKLFLKRVKDYLTIHCQVANQSKPLSNNEKLVYFEGQKNYCLQQQKNDKTRRVLEKSFGVEWAENYMNSVLFDLPSF; encoded by the coding sequence ATGGTAGTTTCTTCCTCTGATTTGAAAAGTCGTTTACATCCCATTATTAATGAATTAGCTGAAATTATCGTTGCCACTTGGCAAGAAAATCTTTCTTTATCTGTCTATGAATTACCTGAAGGTTTAGGATACGTTGAAGGAAAATTAGAAGGTGAAAGATTGACGATTCAAAATCGTTGTTATCAAAGTCGGGAATTTCGTAAAATGCACCTCGAATTAGCAAAAGTTGGTAATAACTTAGATATTCTTCACTGTGTAATGTTTCCTAATATTGAGTATCCTTTACCAATGTTTGGTTGTGATATTGTGGCAGGAAAAGCGGGAATTAGTGCGGCTATCGTAGATTTATCTGCAACCAATGCTGAAAAAATCTTATCAACTGATTATCAACAAAGATTATCCAATTTAGAAGAAATCATTTTTACTGATAAACGAGATTTACCCACATGGGGAGATATTTTTTCTCCTTTTTGCTTATTTATTCGCCCAAATAGTGAGGAAGAAGAAAAGTTATTTTTAAAAAGAGTTAAAGATTATTTAACTATTCATTGTCAAGTAGCAAATCAATCAAAACCATTATCTAATAATGAAAAATTGGTCTATTTTGAAGGACAAAAAAATTACTGTTTACAGCAACAAAAAAATGATAAAACCCGTCGAGTTTTAGAAAAATCTTTTGGAGTGGAATGGGCAGAAAATTATATGAATTCTGTTTTATTTGATTTACCATCTTTTTAA
- the tatA gene encoding twin-arginine translocase TatA/TatE family subunit has translation MFGLGWTEVTLIIAIALLIFGPKKLPELGNSLGKMLRGFKEEIKQPDEDN, from the coding sequence ATGTTTGGTTTAGGATGGACAGAAGTAACTCTTATAATTGCGATCGCACTTTTAATTTTTGGACCAAAAAAACTCCCTGAATTGGGCAATTCTTTAGGGAAAATGTTGCGAGGTTTTAAAGAAGAAATAAAACAACCTGATGAAGATAATTGA
- a CDS encoding undecaprenyl-diphosphate phosphatase, with amino-acid sequence MSKSNLQIYTLISGVMGGLLLVFFFQPLMLAENENTINNPLVGINIFQALILGLIQGLTEFLPISSTAHLKVIPVALGWGDPGVTFTAIIQLGSILAVLWYFRRDLLDLGSGIFKAVKVKNYQAQEFKIGLGIIIGTIPIIIFGLGLKILVPDLDNSPFRSLTTIAIASIVMAILLGVAEKIGSHKRNFDQLSTKDGILMGLAESLAIIPGVSRSGSTITAGLFMNLERATAARFSFLLGIPAITLAGFVELKDVFDQGLKISYAIPLTVGLISSWIFSYLAIAWLIRYLQKQDTWVFVWYRLVFGVVILVATIK; translated from the coding sequence ATGTCTAAATCTAATTTACAAATTTATACCTTAATTTCTGGTGTCATGGGGGGATTGTTATTGGTTTTTTTCTTCCAACCCTTAATGTTGGCTGAAAATGAAAATACAATTAATAATCCTCTAGTTGGTATCAATATTTTTCAGGCGTTAATTCTGGGTTTAATACAAGGTTTAACGGAGTTTTTACCTATTAGTAGTACTGCACACCTCAAGGTTATTCCTGTCGCTTTAGGTTGGGGTGATCCGGGAGTGACTTTTACCGCTATTATTCAATTAGGGAGTATTTTAGCGGTTTTATGGTATTTTCGACGGGATTTGCTGGATTTAGGTAGTGGTATTTTTAAAGCTGTAAAAGTAAAAAATTATCAAGCTCAAGAGTTTAAAATTGGTCTAGGTATTATTATTGGTACAATTCCTATCATCATATTTGGCTTAGGTTTAAAAATTTTAGTGCCAGATTTAGATAATTCTCCTTTTCGTAGTTTGACTACTATTGCAATAGCTTCCATTGTGATGGCGATTCTATTGGGTGTAGCAGAAAAAATTGGCAGTCATAAACGAAATTTTGACCAATTATCCACAAAAGACGGAATTTTAATGGGATTAGCAGAATCTCTTGCTATTATACCAGGGGTTTCTCGCTCAGGCTCAACGATTACTGCTGGTTTATTTATGAATTTAGAAAGGGCAACTGCCGCTCGTTTCTCTTTTTTACTTGGTATTCCGGCTATTACTTTAGCAGGTTTTGTGGAGTTAAAAGATGTTTTTGATCAAGGTTTGAAAATTTCTTATGCTATACCTTTGACGGTGGGTTTAATTTCTTCTTGGATTTTTTCTTACCTTGCTATTGCTTGGTTAATTCGTTATTTACAAAAACAAGATACTTGGGTTTTCGTCTGGTATCGTCTTGTTTTTGGAGTTGTTATTTTAGTTGCAACTATTAAATAA
- a CDS encoding tetratricopeptide repeat protein → MYKQIIPQIIISLLLGGMGLIPQNLPAEAQNSVQVATKLNSQQRQQLYSLLQQGKQYVTTGDLNNALSIYRQAATLDTNNAKIFSSLGYLYASLGDYSAATNAYQQAISLAPDNGDFYTALGYTFAQRGDNTNAINAYRRAIALQPKNPDNLIALGVLLLRNGEYSQIENYYQQAIALDSKNETAYDMMATALYQQNKNTEAIAFLENAILKFPANNDLRLKLATAYFKEEKSDLGLEQLKILETSEPNNPQVVLKMAMVYEQQKNWDNALLAYQKASGLDNKSIQAYGGTARILEQKQDYFRAIVAYRRFIELAPENPYGYHRLGLLLKDRGRKPEAKEMLEKAKSIYQQQGKLEKVAEVQKQI, encoded by the coding sequence GTGTATAAACAAATTATCCCTCAAATAATCATCTCTTTACTTTTAGGAGGTATGGGTTTAATCCCGCAAAATTTACCCGCAGAAGCTCAAAATTCCGTGCAGGTAGCCACAAAATTAAATTCTCAACAAAGACAACAACTATACAGCTTATTACAACAAGGTAAACAATATGTTACCACAGGAGATTTAAACAACGCACTATCAATCTATCGTCAAGCCGCTACTTTAGATACAAATAATGCGAAAATATTTTCTAGTCTAGGGTATCTCTACGCTTCCCTCGGAGACTATTCAGCCGCTACGAATGCTTATCAACAAGCTATTTCTCTTGCCCCTGATAATGGTGATTTTTACACTGCTTTAGGTTATACTTTTGCTCAAAGGGGTGATAATACTAACGCTATCAATGCTTATAGAAGGGCAATTGCCCTACAACCTAAAAACCCAGATAATCTAATCGCCTTGGGAGTTTTATTACTCAGAAATGGCGAATATTCCCAGATAGAAAATTATTATCAACAAGCTATCGCTTTAGATAGTAAAAATGAAACTGCTTATGACATGATGGCAACAGCACTTTATCAGCAAAATAAAAATACTGAAGCTATTGCTTTTTTAGAAAATGCCATTCTCAAATTTCCTGCTAATAATGATCTAAGATTAAAGTTAGCTACAGCTTATTTTAAAGAAGAAAAATCTGATTTAGGATTGGAACAATTAAAGATTTTAGAAACATCAGAGCCTAATAATCCTCAAGTTGTGTTAAAAATGGCTATGGTTTATGAGCAACAAAAAAATTGGGATAATGCTCTTTTAGCTTATCAAAAAGCTTCTGGTTTAGATAATAAATCAATTCAAGCCTATGGTGGTACTGCTAGAATTTTAGAACAAAAACAAGATTATTTTCGAGCTATCGTTGCTTATCGTCGTTTTATCGAATTAGCACCAGAAAATCCTTACGGTTATCATCGTTTGGGTTTACTTCTCAAAGACAGGGGTAGAAAACCAGAAGCAAAAGAAATGTTAGAAAAAGCCAAGAGTATTTATCAGCAACAAGGAAAATTAGAAAAGGTGGCAGAAGTACAAAAACAGATATAA
- a CDS encoding glycosyltransferase, protein MRIALFTETFLPKVDGIVTRLKHTVEHLQKQGDEVLIFSPEGGLKEYKGAKINGIKGIPLPLYPELKLAIPNPSINFALQRFKPDLIHVVNPAVLGIGGIYYAKKLDIPLIASYHTHLPQYLHHYNLGALEGILWELLKLAHNQAQLNLCTSTAMVDELVNHGIEKVDLWQKGVDTDSFHPSLASSEMRNRLSQGNPDAPLLLYVGRVSAEKEIDKIKPVLESIPDARLAIVGNGPAKDELEQLFANTNTNFVGYLHGQELGAAYASADAFIFPSSTETLGLVLLEAMAAGCPVIAARRGGIPDIVTDGINGYMFNPDDAQGAIAATQRLLAHQDEREKLRQNARLEAEKWGWSSATAQLRNFYQGVVSGNLSLAA, encoded by the coding sequence ATGCGTATCGCCTTATTTACCGAAACATTTTTGCCTAAAGTTGACGGCATCGTTACTCGTTTAAAACATACCGTTGAACATTTACAAAAACAAGGAGACGAAGTTTTAATATTTTCTCCTGAAGGCGGTTTAAAAGAATATAAAGGAGCAAAAATCAACGGTATTAAAGGAATTCCTCTTCCTCTTTATCCAGAATTAAAATTAGCAATTCCTAACCCTTCCATTAATTTCGCCTTACAAAGATTTAAGCCCGATTTAATCCATGTAGTTAATCCCGCAGTTTTAGGGATTGGGGGAATTTACTACGCCAAAAAACTAGACATTCCTCTTATCGCTTCTTACCATACCCATTTACCTCAATATCTTCATCATTATAATTTAGGGGCATTAGAAGGAATTTTATGGGAATTACTAAAATTAGCCCACAACCAAGCTCAATTAAACCTATGCACTTCTACAGCCATGGTAGATGAATTAGTTAATCACGGCATTGAAAAGGTTGATTTATGGCAAAAAGGTGTTGATACCGATTCTTTTCATCCTAGTTTAGCTTCTTCTGAAATGCGTAATCGTCTTTCTCAAGGTAATCCTGATGCACCACTTTTATTATATGTCGGTAGAGTCTCCGCCGAAAAAGAAATTGACAAGATAAAACCTGTTTTAGAGAGTATTCCTGATGCAAGACTAGCAATCGTAGGAAATGGTCCTGCTAAAGATGAATTAGAACAACTTTTTGCTAATACTAACACAAATTTTGTTGGTTATCTTCATGGACAAGAATTAGGTGCGGCTTATGCTTCTGCTGATGCTTTTATTTTTCCCTCTTCCACTGAGACTCTTGGTTTAGTATTATTAGAAGCCATGGCGGCGGGTTGCCCAGTTATTGCTGCAAGACGGGGAGGAATTCCTGATATTGTTACTGATGGTATTAATGGTTATATGTTTAATCCTGATGATGCTCAAGGGGCGATCGCAGCTACTCAACGTTTATTGGCTCATCAAGACGAGAGGGAAAAATTAAGACAAAATGCTCGTTTAGAAGCCGAAAAATGGGGCTGGAGTTCAGCAACAGCTCAATTAAGGAATTTTTATCAAGGGGTAGTATCGGGTAATTTATCCTTGGCTGCATGA